A region of the Streptomyces durocortorensis genome:
CACGGCGGCAAGACCGTCGGCGACATCCACAACGACGACTGGATCTCCTTCAGGACGTACGTCCTCGGCGGCACAACCAAGCTCACCGCCCGTATCTCGTCGGCCGGTTCGGGCGGCTTCCTCGAAGTGCGCACCGGTTCGCCCACCGGGAAGATCCTCGGCTCGGGACCGATCCCGGTGACCGGCAGCTGGGACACCTTCCAGGACGTCGACATCCCGCTGCGCGGAGCCCCGAAGAAGCAGACGGAACTCTTCCTCGTCTTCAAGGGCGGCGACGGAGCCCTCTACGACGTGGACGACTTCGAGCTGTCGAACACCCCGGTCGACAGGACGGCCAAGCGCGTCCTGGTCTTCTCCAAGACCGCCGGCTTCCGCCACGACTCGATTCCGGACGGCATCGCCGCCCTGAAGGAGATCGGCAAGGGCGCCAACATCACGGTCGACTCCACTGAGTCCGCCGCCCAGTTCACCACCAGCAACCTCGCCCGCTACGACGCCGTCGCCTTCCTCTCCACCACCGGTGACGTCCTCAACGCCGAGCAGCAGAAGGCGTTCGAGAACTACGTCGCCACCGGCGGAGGTTACGTCGGCATCCACGCGGCCGCCGACACCGAGTACGACTGGGAGTTCTACGGCGGCCTCGTCGGCGCCTACTTCGACTCCCACCCGCAGATCCAGCCCGCCACCGTCCGCGTCGAGGACCACGACCACCCCGCCACCGCCCATCTGGACGAGGAGTGGGAGCGCACCGACGAGTGGTACAACTACCGCACCAATCCCCGGGACAAGGCCAGGATCCTCGCCACCCTGGACGAAACCACCTACACCGGCGGCAACATGAAGGGCGACCACCCGATCTCCTGGTGCCAGGCCTACCAGGGAGGCCGCTCCTTCTACACCGGCCTCGGCCACACCAAGGAGTCCTACGCCGAACCGGCCTTCCGCAGCCACGTGCTGGGCGGCCTGCGCTACGCCACGGGCCAGGTCAAGGCCGACTGCAAGCCGGACAAGGGCTATCGGGCCATCTTCAACGGCAAGACCCCGGAAGGCTGGAAGCAGGCGGGCCCGGGGCAGTTCTCCGTCAAAGACGGCGCCCTGCACTCCGAGGGCGGCATGGGCCTGCTCTACTACCAGGCGAAGGAGCTGAAGTCCTACTCCCTCAAGCTCGACTGGAAGATGGCGGGCGACGACAACTCCGGTGTCTTCGTGGGCTTCCCGGAGTCGGACGACCCCTGGTCGGCGGTGAACAACGGCTACGAGATCCAGATCGACGCCACCGACGCGGCCGACCGCACCACGGGCGCCGTCTACGGGTTCAAGTCGGCCAATATCAAGGCCCGTGACCGTGTCCTGCGGCCACCGGGGCAGTGGAACAGCTACGAGATCAAGGTCCAGGGCGAACGTCTGCGGATCTTCCTCAACGGAACGAAGATCAACGACTTCACCAACACCGACCCCGTCCGCAGCCTGAAGGACGGCTACATAGGCCTCCAGAACCACGGGGCCGACGACCAGGTGTCGTTCCGCAACATCCAACTGAAGGAGCTGCCCTCGACGTAGGGCGGCCGCCTCTGCCGACGACGGGCGGGGGAAGCGCACACACCTTCCCCCGCCCGTCGTCCTCCACCCCGACCCCCCTCAGGGAGGCAGCCCGTGACCGCACACGCCGATCGTGAACGCCGTGCCGACGCCCCAGGCCGCACCGGCGTCTGGTTCATCGGGGCACGCGGCTCCGTCGCCACCACCGCCACCGCAGGGTGCGCGGCCATCGCAGCGGGCCTCCACCCGCCGACCGGCATGGTCACCGAGACGTCCCCCTTCGCCGACAGCGGCCTGCCGTCCCTGACCAGCCTGGTCTTCGGCGGCCACGACACCCTCGACTGCCCGCTGTCCAAGCGGGCCGAGGCGCTGGCCGAGGGCGGGGTGCTCCCGTACGGGCTGCCCTCCGCCGTACGCGCGGAACTCGACGCCGCCGACGCCGAGATACGCCCCGGCGGACCGCTCCCCGGCGACCACCGCGGCGACGAGGAGCACATCGCCGCGTTCGCCGCCGACCTCACCGACTTCGCCCACCGTCACGACCTGGCACGCACCGTCGTCATCAACGTCGCCTCCACCGAACCCGCTCCCGGCCCCGACGCCCCCCGGCTGCCCGCCAGTTCCCTGTACGCGGCAGCCGCCCTGAGGGCAGGCTGCGCCTACGCCAACTTCACCCCCTCCACCGGACTGCGCACCCCCGCGCTCACCGACACCGTCGCCTCCTGCCGACTTCCCCACGCCGGACGCGACGGCAAGACCGGCCAGACGCTGCTCCGTTCCGTACTCGCCCCGATGTTCCTCCAACGCGCCCTCGCGGTACGGGCGTGGTCCGGGTCGAACCTGCTGGGCGGCGGGGACGGGGCGGCGCTGGCCGATCCGGCGGCCGCGGCCGCCAAGAACGCGGGCAAGGAACGCGTCCTCGCCGACACCTTCGGCACCGCCCCCGAGGGTGAGGTCCACATCGATGACGTACCGGCGATGGGAGACTGGAAGACGGCCTGGGACCACATAGCCTTCGACGGCTTCCTCGGCTCCCGCATGATCCTCCAGACCATCTGGCAGGGCTGCGACTCGGCGCTCGCGGCCCCCCTGGTCCTGGACCTGGCGAGGCTGCTCGCCCGCGCCCACGAGACCGGGATCAGCGGCCCCCTGCCGGAGCTGGGCTTCTACTTCAAGGATCCGGACGGCGGCACGTCGGCCGCGCTGGCGGAGCAGTACGCCGCCTTGCTGGCCTTCGCCGAGCGGCTGCGGGACCAGGCATGAGGCGACGCCTGACGGCCCTCGTGGCCGCCCTCCGGACCACCCCGCCCGCTCTCCGGGCCGCTCCTGAACGCGGCGGCCGGACGCCCGCCGCTCCCGAAGACGGCCTGTCCGGTACGGGCGGGACTGCGCCCGCACCGGACAGGCTCCGGACGCCCCCCACGGGCCTGAACGGGGGAGGGGGTAGCGATACGTCGGCGTCCCGGCATGGAAGCCGGGGCGGGGGCGGGGAAACGGCGGCCGCCCCGGGCGCGGAGCCGTGGGCCCGGGCAGGGGGCGGTGGCTCGGGCCCGGGCGCGACCTCGGGCCCGAGCCACCGCCCGGGCGGTACCGCGACCTCGGGCCCGTGGGCCGTGGGCCGGGGTGCCGCCGCGGTCCGGGGCTCGGGTGTACGCCCCGGAAGCGGCGCTCCCCGCGCAGCCGGTCGGGGAGCGTACCCGGCCCGGGCCCCGCGCCCCGCGCGTCTGCGGGCTTGGGCGGAACTGCTCCGTGTCTCCGCCCTGTTCTCCGCGCCCGGTGACGCGCTTGCCGGAGCGGCCGCGGTGGGCCGCCGGCCCGGCCGGGGCACCGCGCTCGCCATGGGCGCTTCGCTGTGCCTGTACGAGGCGGGGATGGCCCTCAACGACTGGGCCGACCGCGACGAGGACGCCGTCGACCGCCCGCACCGCCCGATCCCCTCGGGCCGCGTCAGCCCGGCCGCCGCACTGGGCGCGGCCGGAGTGCTGACAGCGGCGGGCCTGGCCCTGGCCGCACGGGCGGGCCGCCCCGCGCTGACCGTCGCCACCGGCCTGGCCGCCACGGTCTGGGCCTACGACCTCCACCTGAAGCACACGAAGGCGGGCCCTGCGGCGATGGCAGCGGCCCGCTCCCTGGACCTGCTGCTGGGTGCGACGGCCGCGGCGACGGGGGCTACCGGTGCGGCGGCATCCGGTCGGCGCGGTCGTCGGCCCGACAACGTTGCCGCGGCGGCGTCCTCGGTGGCGGGAACCTCTGTGGCGGCGGCCCCGGCGCCGGCGGCGGGAACCTCTGTGACGGCGGCCCCGGCGCCGGCGGCAGGTATTCCGGCACCGGTGCGTGGCGCCCTGTCCGCATCCCTGCTCGCTCTGCCCGCCCTGCCCTCCGCCCTGGCGCTCGGCGCGCACACCTACGGCGTCACCGCCGTGTCGCGCCACGAAGCGCAGGGCGGGTCGACCGGCGCACCGCTCGCGGTGCTGGCCACCACGACGGCACTCGCCGCGGCGGTGTTGCGAGAGCCCCTGGGACAGACGCTCGACCCACCCGGCACGAGTGCAACCACCGTCGAGGCAGGGACGACTGCTTCCTTCAGGCGGGCAACCGCTTCCTTCAGGCGGGCAACCTCCCCCAACACAAGGGCGTTCGCCCCCGGCACAAGGGCAACCTCACCCAACACAAGGACGCCATCCCCCGGAGCGAGGCACCACCGCCCAGGCCGACCCACCTGGTCCGCCGCCCCCCTCCGTCTCCTGGTCCCCGCGTTCACCGGGGTCTACCTCCGTACCGCCGGACCACCCCTCCTGCACGCCGCGCTCAACCCGTCCCCGCCCCTGACCCAGCGGGCGGTCGGCGGGGGCATCCGGGCCATGATCCCGCTCCAGGCCGCGCTCGCCGCCCGCGCCGGATCCCCGGTCACCGGTCTCGTCGTCATGGGGCTCGTCCCGCTCGCCCGCACCCTCGCCCGGAAGGTGAGCCTTACATGACCCTCCACCTCGGATACGGCACCAACGGGCTCACCGACCTCCGCCTCGACGACGCCCTCGGGCTCCTCGCCGACCTCGGCTACGAGGGCGTCGGGCTGACGCTCGACCACATGCACCTGGACCCCATGGCCCCGGACCTCGCCGAACGCACCCGGCAGGTCCGGCGCAGGCTCACCTCCCTCGGGCTGCGGGTCACCGTCGAGACCGGCGCCCGCTATGTCCTCGATCCTCGCCGCAAGCACGGTCCCTCCCTCCTCGACCCGGACCCCGACGCCCGGGCCGCCCGCACCGCGCTCCTCGTCCGCGCCTTCGACGTGGCAGCCGAACTCGGTGCGCACGCCGTCCACTGCTTCAGCGGCATCACCCCGCCGGACACCTCGACGGACACCGCCTGGAAACGCCTGACCGAAACGGTCACCCCCGTTCTCGAAGCCGCCGACCGGTCCGGCGTCCCCCTCGCGATCGAACCGGAACCCGGTCACCTCCTCGCCACCCTGGCCGACTTCCACCACCTCCGGGCTCTCCTCGGAAACCCGGGGCCCCTCGGCCTCACGCTCGACATCGGTCACTGCCAGTGCCTGGAGGAGGCGACCCCCGTGCAGTGCATCAGGGACTCCGCCCCCTGGCTCCGGCACGTCCAGATCGAGGACATGCGGCACGGGGTCCACGAGCACCTTCCGTTCGGTGACGGGGAGATCGACTTCCCGCCCGTGCTCGCCGCTCTCGCCGCGTCCGACTACCGGGGCCTCACCGTCGTCGAACTGCCCCGTCACTCGCACGCGGGCCCCGAACTTGCCCGCACGTCCTTCGACTTCCTGCGCAACGCCATGGCGGGCGACGCCGCAACCAAGGGAGCCGCCCCGTGCTGAAGTCCCGCGAGGAACTCGACACCGAACTGGACGACACCGCCCGTACCTGGCTCGCGGAGGCCCTCACCGAAACCGCCCCCAGCACCCGCACCCCCTCTCCCTACGCCACGTCCTCCTCCACCACTCCTTCCCTCTCCTCCGCCCCCTCTTCATGGGAGCTGCGCTACGCCGCGGCGGGCCGCCACTGCGGACCGGAGCACGCCGACTCCGTACGCTCCCTTCTCCTCGTCGAGGCCCGCGCCTCGCTGCGGGACGTCGCCCGGCTCTACGAACAGGGCACCGCCGCCGAACGCCGCGCCGTCCTGCTCACCCTGCACCTCCTGGACCTCGGCGACACCGCCCTCCCGCTCGTCGACGACGCCCTGCGCACCAACGACACCCGGCTGATCGCCGCGGCGGTCGGCCCCTACGCCGCCGCCCACCTGGACCCGCACGCCTGGCGGCACGCCGTGCTGAAGTGCCTGTTCACCGGGGTGCCGGTGGAGGCCGTCGCCCGGCTCGGCGAACGCGCCCATGGGGACGCCGAACTCGCCCGCATGCTCCGTGACTTCGCCGCCGAACGCACCGCCGCAGGCCGCACGGTCCCGGAAGACCTGCGCACCGTCCTCGCCCTCACTACCCCCGCCGCCCCCACGGAGGAGTCCTGATGCGCATCTTCGACCCCCACATCCACATGACGTCCCGGACCACGGACGACTATCAGGCGATGCACGACGCGGGCGTCCGCGCCCTCGTCGAACCCTCCTTCTGGCTCGGCCAGCCCCGCACCTCACCCGCCAGCTTCTTCGACTACTTCGACGCGCTGCTCGGCTGGGAACCCTTCCGCGCCTCCCAATACGGCATCGCGCACCACTGCACGCTCGCCCTCAACCCCAAGGAGGCGAACGACCCCCGCTGCACCCCCGTCCTGGACGCCCTGCCCCGCTACCTCGTCAAGGACTCCGTCGTCGCCGTCGGCGAGATCGGCTACGACTCGATGACCCCGGCCGAGGACCACGCCCTCGCCGCCCAGCTCCAGCTCGCCGCCGACCACGGGCTGCCCGCCCTCGTCCACACCCCGCACCGCGACAAGCTCGCCGGCCTGCACCGCACGCTCGACGTCATCCGCGAATCGCACCTCCCCCCGGAGCACGTCCTGCTCGACCACCTCAATGAGACAACCGTAAAGGCCGCCACTGACAGTGGGTGCTGGGCCGGGTTCTCCATCTACCCGGACACCAAGATGGACGAGGACCGGATGGTCACCATCCTCCGGAACCACGGCACCGAGAAGATCCTCGTCAACTCCGCCGCCGATTGGGGGAAGAGCGACCCGCTCAAGACCCGCAAGGTCGCCGACGCCATGCTGAAGGCCGGGTTCACCGAGGACGACGTCGACCAGGTCCTGTGGCGCAACCCCGTCGCCTTCTACGGACGAAGCGGCCGCCTCCAGCTCGACACCGCCGCGCCCGACCAGCGCCGACCGCTCCACGAGGGCAACTCCATTCTGCGCGGCGGGGAGTGAGAGGCGATGCGCTTCCGCCACCCGGACGGCTCCACCGTCCACCTCGCCTACTGCACCAACGTCCACCCCGCCGAAACCCTGGACGGCGTCCGCGCCCAGCTCCGCGACCACTGCGAACCGGTCCGCCGCCTCCTCGGCCGGGACCGGCTCGGCATCGGCCTCTGGCTCGCCCGGGACGCGGCCCGCGCGCTCGTCAACGACCCTGCCGAGCTCCGCGCGCTGCGCGCCGAACTCGACAGCCGCGGCCTCGAAGTCGTCACCCTCAACGGCTTCCCCTACGAGGGATTCGGTGCCGACGAGGTCAAGTACCGGGTCTACCGGCCGGACTGGACCGAACCCGAACGCCTCGCCCACACCACCGACCTCGCCCGCCTCCTCGCCGCCCTCCTCCCCGACGACGCCACCGAGGGCACCATCTCCACCCTGCCCCTCGCCTGGCGCACCCCCTACGGCGAAGACCCCGAGGCCGCCCGTACCGCGCGTGCCGCCCTCGCCACCCTCGCCCAGCGCCTTGACGCGCTGGCCGAACTGACCGGGAAGTCCATCCGGATCGGCCTCGAACCGGAACCGGGCTGCACGGTGGAGACCACCGCCGACGCCATCGCCCCGCTCACCGCCGTGGCCCACGACCGCATCGGCATCTGCGTCGACACCTGCCACCTCGCCACCTCCTTCGAGGACCCCGACACCGCGCTCGGCGCACTCACCGCCGCCGGCATCCGGGTCGTCAAGTCCCAGCTCTCCGCCGCCCTGCACGCCGAACGCCCCCACCTGCCGGAGGTCCGCACCGCGCTCGCAGCCTTCGCCGAACCGCGCTTCCTGCACCAGACCCGTACCAGCACCGCGGCCGGGCTGCGCGGCACCGACGACCTCGACGAGGCGATCGGCGGCCGGGCGCTCCCCGACAGCACGCCCTGGCGCGCCCACTTCCACGTACCGCTGCACGCGCCGCCCGCGCCCCCGCTCACCTCCACCCTGCCCGTGCTGCGCGCCGCGCTCGCCCGCCTCGTCGGCGGACCGGTGCCGCTGACGAGACACCTGGAGGTGGAGACGTACACCTGGCAGGCGCTGCCCGTCGAACTGCGGCCCCGCACACGCACCCAGCTCGCCGAAGGCATCGCCGCCGAACTCACCCTCGCCCGCGACCTCCTGGTCGACCACGGCCTCAAGGAGCTGCCATGACCACGGACAGCACGGACCGCCCACCCCGGGCGGGCGGCGAGAGCCGCCCCACTCCCCTCCTCGTCCTCGACGTCGTCGGCCTCACCCCGCAGCTCCTGGCCCATATGCCGAACCTCCGGGCCATGGGGGAGCGGGGCACCAAGGCCCCGCTTGCCACCGTCCTGCCCGCCGTCACCTGCGCCGCCCAGTCGACGTTCCTCACCGGCACCATGCCCGCCGAACACGGCATCGTCGCCAACGGCTGGTACTTCCGCGAGCTCGGCGACGTCCTGCTGTGGCGCCAGCACAACGGGCTCGTCGAGGGCGACAAAATCTGGGACGCGGCCCGCCGCACCCACCCCGGCTACACCGTCGCCAACATCTGCTGGTGGTACGCGATGGGCGCCGACACCGACTGGACGGTCACCCCGCGCCCCGTCTACTACGCCGACGGCCGCAAGGAACCCGACTGCTACACGCGGCCCCCCGCCCTGCACGACGAACTCACGGACAAGCTCGGCACGTTCCCCCTCTTCCACTTCTGGGGACCCGGTGCCGACCTCGTCTCCTCCCAGTGGATCATCGACGCCACCCGGCACATCATCGCCACCCGCACCCCCGACCTCGCCCTCTGCTATGTGCCCCACCTCGACTACGACCTCCAGCGCTACGGCCCCGACGACCCGCGCGCCCACCGGGCCGCCGCCGACCTCGACCGGGCCATGGCCCCGCTGCTGGCCGACGCCCGTGCCGAAGGCCGTACCGTCGTGGCGCTCTCCGAATACGGCATCACCCGCGTGAGCCGCCCCGTCGACATCAATCGGGCGCTGCGCCGGGCGGGCCTGCTGGAGGTGCACACGCAGGACGGCATGGAGTACCTCGACCCGATGGCCTCCCGGGCCTTCGCCGTCGCCGACCACCAGCTGGCCCACATCTACGTACGGCGCCCCGAGGACCTGGAGGCGACCCGGGCCGCCCTCGCGGACCTGCCCGGCATCGAGCAGCTGCTCGACGACGAGGGCAAGAAGGCGCACCAACTGGACCACCCCCGCTCCGGCGAACTGGTCGCCGTGGCGGAGAAGGACGCGTGGTTCACGTACTACTACTGGCTCGACGACGCACGGGCTCCCGACTTCGCCCAGCTCGTAGAGATCCACCGCAAGCCCGGCTACGACCCCGTCGAGCTCTTCATGGACCCCGAGGACCCATACGTCCGGGTCAAGGCCGTCTCGGCGGTCGCCCGCAAGAAGCTCGGCCTGCGCTACCGCATGGCGGTCGTCCCCCTGGACCCCTCACCTGTTCGGGGCAGCCACGGCCGCCTCCCCGCGAACGACGACGAAGGTCCGCTCATCCTGTGCTCCACCCCCCACGCGTTCACCGACCGGGTCAGGGCCATCGAAGTGAAGTCCCTGCTCCTCCAGCTTGCCGGACTGCACTGACAACCACCCGGCACCGCACCTCGTACCCCACCAGTCACCCCATCCGACAGGTCACTCAAGGGAGTCACGCGAACATGAGCCGCACCTCCAAGGACACCGAACTCGCCCGCAGACTGAGCCGCCGCAACGTCCTCGGCGTCGCCGCCGGAGCCACCGCCGCCACGATCATCGGCACCGCGAGCGCCCAGGCCGCAGGCCGGGAGAGGGGCCCGGGCAACGGCCACGGCCACGGCCACGGCAAGGGAGACGACCAAGGTCACGGCAAGGGGAAGGGCAAGCCCGTACTGCCCCCGGGCCGCCTCGGTATCCAGCTCTACAGTCTGCGCGACCAGATCTCCACGCTCGGCTTCGCACCGGTCTTCGCCGAGCTGGAGAAGTACGGCTACGACGAGATCGAACTCGCGGGCTACACCCAGGGCTCGGCAGGCCCCATCACCCTGGCCCAGCTCAAGCGGCTGGCCCGGGACCACGGCCTCCACCCGATCGGCAGCCACGTCGGCTACTACGACGACGGGAACCCCGGCGCCTACACCTTCGCCCAGAACCTGGAAAGGGTGCTCGACGACGCCCAGGCCCTCGGACTCAAGCACATCGGGACGCCCTCCGGCCCCTTCCGCTACGGCTCCACGGTGGACGGCTGGAAGCGGGCGGCCGAGGACTTCAACATCTACGGGGCGG
Encoded here:
- a CDS encoding TatD family hydrolase; translation: MRIFDPHIHMTSRTTDDYQAMHDAGVRALVEPSFWLGQPRTSPASFFDYFDALLGWEPFRASQYGIAHHCTLALNPKEANDPRCTPVLDALPRYLVKDSVVAVGEIGYDSMTPAEDHALAAQLQLAADHGLPALVHTPHRDKLAGLHRTLDVIRESHLPPEHVLLDHLNETTVKAATDSGCWAGFSIYPDTKMDEDRMVTILRNHGTEKILVNSAADWGKSDPLKTRKVADAMLKAGFTEDDVDQVLWRNPVAFYGRSGRLQLDTAAPDQRRPLHEGNSILRGGE
- a CDS encoding sugar phosphate isomerase/epimerase family protein, producing MTLHLGYGTNGLTDLRLDDALGLLADLGYEGVGLTLDHMHLDPMAPDLAERTRQVRRRLTSLGLRVTVETGARYVLDPRRKHGPSLLDPDPDARAARTALLVRAFDVAAELGAHAVHCFSGITPPDTSTDTAWKRLTETVTPVLEAADRSGVPLAIEPEPGHLLATLADFHHLRALLGNPGPLGLTLDIGHCQCLEEATPVQCIRDSAPWLRHVQIEDMRHGVHEHLPFGDGEIDFPPVLAALAASDYRGLTVVELPRHSHAGPELARTSFDFLRNAMAGDAATKGAAPC
- a CDS encoding SCO3242 family prenyltransferase, which gives rise to MRAWAELLRVSALFSAPGDALAGAAAVGRRPGRGTALAMGASLCLYEAGMALNDWADRDEDAVDRPHRPIPSGRVSPAAALGAAGVLTAAGLALAARAGRPALTVATGLAATVWAYDLHLKHTKAGPAAMAAARSLDLLLGATAAATGATGAAASGRRGRRPDNVAAAASSVAGTSVAAAPAPAAGTSVTAAPAPAAGIPAPVRGALSASLLALPALPSALALGAHTYGVTAVSRHEAQGGSTGAPLAVLATTTALAAAVLREPLGQTLDPPGTSATTVEAGTTASFRRATASFRRATSPNTRAFAPGTRATSPNTRTPSPGARHHRPGRPTWSAAPLRLLVPAFTGVYLRTAGPPLLHAALNPSPPLTQRAVGGGIRAMIPLQAALAARAGSPVTGLVVMGLVPLARTLARKVSLT
- the eboE gene encoding metabolite traffic protein EboE: MRFRHPDGSTVHLAYCTNVHPAETLDGVRAQLRDHCEPVRRLLGRDRLGIGLWLARDAARALVNDPAELRALRAELDSRGLEVVTLNGFPYEGFGADEVKYRVYRPDWTEPERLAHTTDLARLLAALLPDDATEGTISTLPLAWRTPYGEDPEAARTARAALATLAQRLDALAELTGKSIRIGLEPEPGCTVETTADAIAPLTAVAHDRIGICVDTCHLATSFEDPDTALGALTAAGIRVVKSQLSAALHAERPHLPEVRTALAAFAEPRFLHQTRTSTAAGLRGTDDLDEAIGGRALPDSTPWRAHFHVPLHAPPAPPLTSTLPVLRAALARLVGGPVPLTRHLEVETYTWQALPVELRPRTRTQLAEGIAAELTLARDLLVDHGLKELP
- a CDS encoding inositol-3-phosphate synthase, whose protein sequence is MTAHADRERRADAPGRTGVWFIGARGSVATTATAGCAAIAAGLHPPTGMVTETSPFADSGLPSLTSLVFGGHDTLDCPLSKRAEALAEGGVLPYGLPSAVRAELDAADAEIRPGGPLPGDHRGDEEHIAAFAADLTDFAHRHDLARTVVINVASTEPAPGPDAPRLPASSLYAAAALRAGCAYANFTPSTGLRTPALTDTVASCRLPHAGRDGKTGQTLLRSVLAPMFLQRALAVRAWSGSNLLGGGDGAALADPAAAAAKNAGKERVLADTFGTAPEGEVHIDDVPAMGDWKTAWDHIAFDGFLGSRMILQTIWQGCDSALAAPLVLDLARLLARAHETGISGPLPELGFYFKDPDGGTSAALAEQYAALLAFAERLRDQA
- a CDS encoding nucleotide pyrophosphatase/phosphodiesterase family protein — its product is MTTDSTDRPPRAGGESRPTPLLVLDVVGLTPQLLAHMPNLRAMGERGTKAPLATVLPAVTCAAQSTFLTGTMPAEHGIVANGWYFRELGDVLLWRQHNGLVEGDKIWDAARRTHPGYTVANICWWYAMGADTDWTVTPRPVYYADGRKEPDCYTRPPALHDELTDKLGTFPLFHFWGPGADLVSSQWIIDATRHIIATRTPDLALCYVPHLDYDLQRYGPDDPRAHRAAADLDRAMAPLLADARAEGRTVVALSEYGITRVSRPVDINRALRRAGLLEVHTQDGMEYLDPMASRAFAVADHQLAHIYVRRPEDLEATRAALADLPGIEQLLDDEGKKAHQLDHPRSGELVAVAEKDAWFTYYYWLDDARAPDFAQLVEIHRKPGYDPVELFMDPEDPYVRVKAVSAVARKKLGLRYRMAVVPLDPSPVRGSHGRLPANDDEGPLILCSTPHAFTDRVRAIEVKSLLLQLAGLH
- a CDS encoding sugar phosphate isomerase/epimerase family protein is translated as MSRTSKDTELARRLSRRNVLGVAAGATAATIIGTASAQAAGRERGPGNGHGHGHGKGDDQGHGKGKGKPVLPPGRLGIQLYSLRDQISTLGFAPVFAELEKYGYDEIELAGYTQGSAGPITLAQLKRLARDHGLHPIGSHVGYYDDGNPGAYTFAQNLERVLDDAQALGLKHIGTPSGPFRYGSTVDGWKRAAEDFNIYGAAARKRGMKFYQHNHAEEFSFATDKPRVRLYDVLLAETDPDLVHLEMDIYWAYCAQFRFSKRADGTPAPLDPLKYVLKHPDRYPLFHVKDGVRDDSTRDGYRMSDVGDGDIDYKTFLSKVTNRTHRGRSYHHWQAEHDNPVDSLAFARKSSEHLHSLREGRCGD
- a CDS encoding EboA domain-containing protein; its protein translation is MLKSREELDTELDDTARTWLAEALTETAPSTRTPSPYATSSSTTPSLSSAPSSWELRYAAAGRHCGPEHADSVRSLLLVEARASLRDVARLYEQGTAAERRAVLLTLHLLDLGDTALPLVDDALRTNDTRLIAAAVGPYAAAHLDPHAWRHAVLKCLFTGVPVEAVARLGERAHGDAELARMLRDFAAERTAAGRTVPEDLRTVLALTTPAAPTEES